From the genome of Ktedonobacterales bacterium:
TCCTCGATGATCACGGCGATGCCTTGTCAGATGACCGACGCCCGCTCGTCAGTTAATGAGAAGGGATGATCAGGCGAATGAAACTCCAGAATACGGGAGTCCTTGTCACAGGAGGCGCTTCGGGGCTGGGGGCTGCCTGCGCGCAGCGATTGAGCGCGGCGGGGGCGAAGGTCGTTATTGCCGACCTGAATGGCGAGGCGGGCGCGGCGCTGGCGCAGCACATCGGCGCGGCGGCGCTGTTCGTCAAGGCCAACGTGACCGAAGAGGACTCGATGCAGGCGGCGGTGCGGGCAGCCGTCGAGCACTGCGGCGGGCTGCATGTCCTGCTCAACTGCGCCGGTATCGGGGTGGCTGAAAAAGTCCTGGGCAAGAGTGGGCCGAGCAGCCTGGCTTCCTTCAACAGGGTGATCGCTGTCAACCTCATTGGTACCTTCAACGCCATTCGCCTGGCGGCAGCCGTCATGGCCGACAATACCCCAGGCGAGGGCGGAGAGCGCGGCGTAATCATCAATACCGCGTCGGTGGCCGCCTTTGATGGGCAGATTGGGCAGGCGGCCTATTCGGCGTCGAAAGGCGGCATTGTCGGCATGACGCTGCCCATCGCCCGCGAACTGGCCCGCTATGGCATTCGTGTCATGACGATTGCGCCGGGCATTTTCGATACCCCTTTGCTGGCGGGCTTACCGGAACCCGCGCGCCTGTCCCTGGGCCAGCAGGTGCCTTTCCCTCCGCGCCTGGGCCGACCAGACGAGTATGCCGCGCTGGCCGTCCATATCATCGAGAACGAGATGCTCAACGGCGAGGTGATTCGCCTGGATGGCGCGCTGCGCATGCAGGCGCGCTGACCGGCGGCCTGCTGGCGGCTGAAGGCCGCGCCTGGAGGGCTATCGCCCACCAAGCCTGCCGACGCAG
Proteins encoded in this window:
- a CDS encoding 3-hydroxyacyl-CoA dehydrogenase produces the protein MKLQNTGVLVTGGASGLGAACAQRLSAAGAKVVIADLNGEAGAALAQHIGAAALFVKANVTEEDSMQAAVRAAVEHCGGLHVLLNCAGIGVAEKVLGKSGPSSLASFNRVIAVNLIGTFNAIRLAAAVMADNTPGEGGERGVIINTASVAAFDGQIGQAAYSASKGGIVGMTLPIARELARYGIRVMTIAPGIFDTPLLAGLPEPARLSLGQQVPFPPRLGRPDEYAALAVHIIENEMLNGEVIRLDGALRMQAR